One region of Synechococcus sp. MU1617 genomic DNA includes:
- a CDS encoding glutathione S-transferase C-terminal domain-containing protein, with translation MSIPPVVVTAARRSWRWQWQRLMGGLGPADAAGNYIRPSSDPLTPPALNPADLLQRSAGQRPLLVIGRSCPWAHRTWLVHQLRHLHDSVSLLMAQADHNAGRWALNPAWEGCATLLELYQHCGAPPSYRATVPVLVDPKNHTLLGNDSAPLVDLLNRWPHQDGVVDLAPAESTDKIQAWQQLLQPAINDGVYRCGFARNQAAYDRAEADLFAALDAVEQSLATNGPWLCGTTLTLADVRLFPTLIRWELVYTPLFGCSRHPLWHYPQLWAWRQRFYALPGVAETCDGNAWRHDYFGALFPLNPGGIVPAGPDLSTLVNSTAASG, from the coding sequence ATGTCGATCCCACCTGTCGTGGTCACGGCCGCCCGTCGCAGCTGGCGATGGCAATGGCAACGGCTCATGGGTGGGCTGGGCCCAGCCGATGCGGCCGGCAATTACATCCGACCAAGCAGCGATCCGCTCACCCCGCCGGCCTTGAACCCCGCGGACCTGCTCCAGCGCAGCGCCGGCCAACGGCCGCTGCTGGTGATCGGGCGCAGTTGCCCTTGGGCCCATCGCACCTGGCTGGTGCATCAGCTGCGCCATCTGCACGACAGCGTCAGCCTCCTGATGGCACAGGCGGATCACAACGCTGGACGCTGGGCCCTCAATCCAGCCTGGGAGGGGTGCGCAACGTTGCTGGAGTTGTATCAGCACTGCGGCGCCCCCCCTAGCTACCGGGCCACCGTGCCTGTGCTGGTGGATCCCAAAAACCACACCCTGCTGGGCAATGACAGTGCTCCACTGGTGGACCTGTTAAACCGCTGGCCCCATCAAGACGGGGTTGTTGACCTGGCACCGGCGGAATCAACCGACAAGATCCAGGCCTGGCAGCAGCTGCTGCAACCGGCCATCAACGATGGGGTTTACCGCTGCGGTTTCGCCCGCAACCAAGCGGCCTACGACCGCGCTGAAGCCGATCTCTTTGCCGCCCTCGATGCGGTGGAGCAAAGCCTCGCAACCAATGGTCCATGGCTGTGCGGCACAACACTGACCCTGGCTGACGTGCGGCTGTTCCCCACCTTGATCCGATGGGAGCTGGTCTATACCCCACTGTTCGGCTGCAGTCGGCACCCGCTCTGGCACTACCCGCAACTCTGGGCCTGGCGACAACGCTTTTACGCCCTACCGGGCGTGGCGGAAACTTGCGACGGCAACGCCTGGCGACACGATTACTTCGGTGCATTGTTCCCCCTCAATCCCGGCGGGATTGTTCCAGCCGGTCCCGACCTGAGCACACTGGTAAACAGCACGGCAGCGTCGGGATGA